The Amycolatopsis coloradensis sequence TGTAGTTGAACGCCGCGTCGAAGCCCAGCTCGTCGGTCAGCCACTTGACCTTTTCGTCCGTGCCCGCGCTGCCGATGACCCGCTTCGCGCCCTTCAGCTTCGCCAGCTGGCCGACGACGGACCCGACGGCACCCGCCGCGCCGGACACGAAGACGGTGTCGCCCTCCTTGAACTCCGCGACTTCGAGCAGTCCGGCGTACGCGGTGAGCCCGGTCATGCCGAGGACGCCGAGGTACGCGGTGATCGGCGCGGCCTCGGGGTCGACCTTCACCGCGTGCTTCGCGGCGACGACGGCGTGCGAGCGCCAGCCAAGGCCGTGCAGCACGATGTCGCCGGGCTTGAAATCGTCCACGGTGGACTCGAGCACTTCACCGACGGCGCCGCCGTGCATGACCTTGCCGACCTCGTACGGTTCGGCGTAGGACTTCGCGCTGCTCATCCGGCCGCGCATGTACGGGTCCACGCTCAGCACCTGGTTGCGGACCAGGATCTGCCCCTCGCCCGGCACCGGGATCTCGACGTCGGCGATCTCGAAGTTCTCGAGCGTGGGGACGCCGTGCGGACGGGAGGCGAGCCGGATCTCGGTTGCGTTCACGAGGTAACTCCAAGTCTGTTGCCCAAAGCGGGGCGATCGCCCCGTATTCACGTCGGGTACAACGAGCGAACCGGGGCGGCCATTCCGGTTGTGGCGAGCACTACACGACCTCGGCGAGTTTGCCGAGCACTCCCTCGTAGATCCGCTTGAGCCCACCGGGCGCGAAGGTCTTCTCGAAGAAGCCGCCGATGCCGCCCGCGCCGTCCCAGGTCGTCTCGATGCGGACGACGCTGCCGCCCGGCACCTCGCGGACGGTCCAGGTGGTGACCATGCTGGAGTTCGCGTCGGTCTCGACGAGAGTGCCTTCGGACGGCTCGGTCACCGTCGCGGCGACGTCACGCACACGCTTCGACGTGGCCTGCAGCTTCCAGCGCGCCTTCGTGCCCGCGCCGACTCCGCCTTCGGTGACCTCGTAGTCGCGGTAGTGCTCGGTCAGCAGCTTCGGCCGGGT is a genomic window containing:
- a CDS encoding NADP-dependent oxidoreductase, translating into MNATEIRLASRPHGVPTLENFEIADVEIPVPGEGQILVRNQVLSVDPYMRGRMSSAKSYAEPYEVGKVMHGGAVGEVLESTVDDFKPGDIVLHGLGWRSHAVVAAKHAVKVDPEAAPITAYLGVLGMTGLTAYAGLLEVAEFKEGDTVFVSGAAGAVGSVVGQLAKLKGAKRVIGSAGTDEKVKWLTDELGFDAAFNYKDAPVVEQLRAVAPEGIDVYFDNVGGEHLEAAIDSINLHGRMAICGMISVYNNTEPAAAPRNLASIIAKRFTMRGMLVGDHYALQPQFVKEVAPLVASGKLKYSETIVDGIRNAPQAFLDLLGGANTGKMLVRV
- a CDS encoding SRPBCC family protein: MGKVTAIAERTIEAPADKVRALVADYAETRPKLLTEHYRDYEVTEGGVGAGTKARWKLQATSKRVRDVAATVTEPSEGTLVETDANSSMVTTWTVREVPGGSVVRIETTWDGAGGIGGFFEKTFAPGGLKRIYEGVLGKLAEVV